One window of Daphnia carinata strain CSIRO-1 chromosome 7, CSIRO_AGI_Dcar_HiC_V3, whole genome shotgun sequence genomic DNA carries:
- the LOC130685249 gene encoding SLIT-ROBO Rho GTPase-activating protein 1-like isoform X3, which produces MSANKIVLNISAPVSSVQQQTIVPPESAKKMARKDKEFLWELDSQVKDIRTQLNEQLRCLDYRMETQISVVGELQDFFRRRAEVELDYSKNLDKLSKSLSARHKEQKQKREQWHLFSSYASWQHLVAQTKRQARDHALLSDIYANTVIQRLGQVTEEVQRIYRRCREVGYESHEELLKVLHELHAAMKTSQMYQLEQRQAETKLRYVEAQRQKLESSIAREKLEKSKKFKLIEKEIAKRRAKFNDAHLKALKARNEYVLCMDAANSAVHKYFIDDLSDIIDCMDIGFHNCVGRALQVHVSAEENIRRSLQISVDGMNKCLSNLDSRADKQRFLEANHAAFMIPKKFDAATYQNKIDEGGFELMMVPQVREEFESRYLQLHKRLTSLRAESEEVWKTLETAESSLMEMISAKDYDVTPYFTVAAAIDDDKFPPSTAPLKQPEAALLKLRADRQETEDFYLNKFHEYILKSNLMHRLQAKYELIHKALAQDGSQLPTSPKLASLSAVATTPNPLGGKPRRRRIGRTPLIGQPKLFGGSLEEYLEATNEEIPLVMKSCIRVINLYGLHHQGIYRVSGSQVEINNFRESFERGEDPLADVTDASDINSVAGVFKLYLRELREPLFPILFFDQFMELAQLASKEDFKTRMREVVQTLPRPVFVVMRYLFSFLNHLSEYSDENMMDPYNLAICFGPTLVPVPEDKDQVQYQNLVNELIKNIIINAEDIFPNDGGLVYERYISREPDEGEVGEAPSDTMSEEVDSEVYPSEDDSVFREKDISLQLFGKAETLEAIAQFDFTARSQRELSFKKGDLLTLYTQVSSDWWKGTKDGRDGLVPDKYIMLRIRDEDRERLEIGKLSTTSGSSSSEESAAAARRRTSSSSDASASSARLSKVRHDSRVLTGSESIESESPAPSLPSPSLEKRVRTGPTVALVRPTTLSCQGPALHPPPSPKLSTSSQSSVTIVCNSNGSSTVVCPIVTTTAVLESVAKESVPAVATAMEGAVVADPVVPSVRRMEQAANEVLINATPVTHLDDSGDRDSLAESLTLSDEKSLCDSFTSLDTLDQEMDPELSVPVEKVRPEPSNQAGSLQNLESTLEAENVPVFRRQRWETRSMTNLERSSGPEKPNISVGGWSVAKTTEGATAANDLGPISGPTKGSFVRKRDLWEKRTSITSTSTASVASPVIPSQPQRPKHTPDLVMDLPPSLPLSSSPKEGETLVDPATRQRHESESSSSSSNSSSPSSPDMTTAAETFAMQNQSTLKKSTIKQIKKDRADAAVASASAAPTEPTAAVMAVEITETPPRPSVKVSVSTYGSASPISTGIRPITPKIANRFPHSINLYATPMPVLPVAFAAEANVASAMSPGSVDAIRPQLKIKPQVLKKPTLPVSLSSPESSRRSGFDQDSHL; this is translated from the exons ATGTCGGCCAACAAAATCGTGCTTAACATTTCGGCGCCGGTCTCATCAGtgcaacaacaaacaatcgtCCCGCCAGAGAGTGCCAAGAAAATGGCTCGGAAAGACAAAGAGTTTCTGTGGGAACTCGATTCACAAGTCAAAG ATATTCGGACACAATTGAATGAGCAACTGCGATGTCTCGACTACCGGATGGAGACGCAGATTTCGGTGGTTGGCGAACTGCAGGATTTCTTTCGACGACGAGCTGAAGTGGAGCTCGACTACAGCAAGAACCTGGACAAGCTATCCAAAAGTTTATCTGCCCGCCAcaaggaacaaaagcaaaa aagAGAGCAGTGGCACTTGTTTTCCAGCTACGCCTCGTGGCAGCATCTGGTGGCGCAGACGAAACGTCAAGCTCGGGATCACGCCCTACTGAGCGACATCTACGCCAATACAGTCATCCAACGCCTCGGCCAGGTCACCGAAGAAGTCCAGCGCATTTACCGACGC tgtcgCGAAGTAGGCTATGAGAGTCACGAAGAGCTGTTGAAGGTGCTACACGAATTACACGCGGCCATGAAGACGTCGCAGATGTACCAGCTTGAGCAGAGACAAGCCGAAACGAAGCTACGCTACGTCGAAGCGCAGCGACAGAAACTGGAATCGTCGATCGCTCGTGAAAAGCtggaaaaatcgaaaaaattcaaactgatcgaaaaagaaatcgccAAACGACGGGCCAAATTCAACGACGCCCACCTCAAGGCCCTGAAAGCCCGCAACGAGTACGTCCTCTGCATGGACGCTGCAAATTCGGCCGTCCACAAGTACTTTATCGACGATCTCTCCGACATAATTGAT TGTATGGACATCGGGTTCCATAATTGCGTCGGCCGAGCACTCCAAGTTCACGTTTCGGCCGAAGAAAACATTCGACGTTCCTTACAA attaGCGTTGACGGCATGAATAAATGTCTGAGTAATTTAGACTCGAGGGCGGATAAGCAACGCTTCCTGGAAGCCAATCACGCAGCCTTCATGATTCCCAAAAAGTTTGACGCGGCCACCTATCAGAACAAGATTGACGAG GGAGGTTTCGAATTGATGATGGTACCGCAGGTGCGTGAGGAATTTGAGTCGCGCTACTTGCAGCTGCACAAACGGCTGACCTCGCTGCGGGCCGAGTCGGAGGAGGTGTGGAAGACGCTTGAAACGGCGGAGAGCTCGCTCATGGAGATGATCTCGGCCAAGGACTACGACGTCACACCGTATTTCACCGTCGCCGCAGCTATTGACGACGATAAGTTCCCACCATCGACGGCCCCTCTCAAACAGCCAGAAGCCGCCCTGCTCAAATTGCGCGCCGACCGCCAAGAAACGGAAGATTTCTACCTCAAC AAATTTCACGAGTATATTCTTAAGTCCAACTTGATGCACCGGCTGCAGGCCAAATACGAATTGATTCACAAGGCGTTGGCGCAGGATGGCTCCCAGCTGCCCACGTCCCCCAAATTGGCTTCTCTGTCGGCCGTGGCCACAACACCAAACCCATTAGGTGGTAAGCCACGGAGGCGAAGGATTGGCCGCACACCACTCATTGGTCAACCTAAACTCTTCGGTGGCAGTCTGGAAGAGTATTTGGAGGCTACCAATGAAGAGATACCTTTGGTGATGAAGAGTTGCATCCGTGTCATTAACCTTTATGGGTTACACCATCAAGGCATCTACCGCGTCTCCGGCAGTCAGGTGGAAATCAACAATTTCCGCGAATCTTTCGAACGCGGGGAAGATCCGTTGGCCGACGTCACCGACGCCTCCGATATCAATTCGGTTGCTGGCGTTTTTAAATTGTACCTGCGCGAGCTGAGGGAGCCTCTCTTTCCAATCCTATTTTTTGATCAGTTCATGGAATTGGCCC AGCTCGCTTCCAAAGAAGATTTCAAAACTCGCATGAGGGAAGTGGTTCAAACCTTGCCACGGCCTGTCTTTGTCGTTATGCGCTATCTCTTTTCGTTCTTGAACCA TTTGTCTGAATACAGCGACGAGAACATGATGGACCCATACAATTTGGCCATCTGTTTCGGCCCAACTCTAGTCCCGGTCCCTGAAGACAAGGATCAAGTGCAGTATCAAAATCTGGTCAACGAATTGATCAAGAATATCATTATCAACGCTGAAGATATATTCCCCAACGACGGCGGTCTCGTCTACGAACGCTACATTTCCAGAGAGCCCGATGAAGG GGAAGTAGGCGAAGCTCCATCTGATACCATGTCGGAAGAAGTGGATTCCGAAGTCTATCCATCAGAAGATG ATTCAGTGTTTCGTGAGAAAGACATCAGCTTGCAATTGTTTGGaa AAGCGGAAACGCTGGAAGCGATTGCCCAGTTTGATTTCACGGCCAGATCCCAACGTGAATTAAGCTTCAAGAAGGGCGATCTCTTGACGCTTTACACTCAAGTGTCGAGTGATTGGTGGAAAGGCACCAAAGACGGTCGAGATGGGCTCGTTCCCGATAAATACATCATGCTACGCATCAGGGACGAGGACCGTGAACGTCTGGAAATAGGTAAACTTTCCACCACCAGTGGAAGTAGCAGCTCAGAAGAGTCTGCCGCAGCTGCTCGCCGCCGGACATCAAGTTCCAGCGATGCGTCTGCTTCCTCGGCGCGACTTTCCAAAGTCCGCCATGACAGTCGGGTGTTGACGGGTTCAGAATCAATTGAATCGGAATCACCTGCTCCTTCTCTGCCATCACCTAG CTTGGAGAAACGTGTGCGAACTGGACCAACAGTAGCATTGGTGCGACCGACAACCCTTTCATGCCAGGGGCCTGCACTGCATCCACCACCCAGTCCGAAACTATCGACTTCATCCCAATCATCAGTCACCATCGTCTGCAATAGCAACGGATCTTCTACCGTCGTCTGTCCGATAGTGACAACAACCGCGGTGTTGGAGAGTGTTGCCAAAGAG AGCGTTCCAGCGGTAGCAACAGCGATGGAGGGAGCGGTGGTAGCAGATCCGGTGGTGCCGTCAGTGCGGAGAATGGAGCAAGCAGCCAACGAGGTCTTGATTAATGCAACCCCAGTGACGCATTTGGACGACAGCGGTGACAGGGACAGCCTGGCGGAAAGTCTAACACTCAGCGATGAGAAGAGCCTATGCGATAGTTTCACTAGTCTAGACACGCTGGACCAAGAAATGGATCCTGAGTTGTCCGTGCCTGTCGAAAAGGTTCGGCCAGAGCCGTCTAATCAAGCTGGCAGTTTACAGAATTTGGAATCTACGCTGGAAGCTGAAAACGTCCCCGTCTTCCGACGCCAGAGATGGGAGACAAGGAGTATGACTAACTTGGAACGCTCGAGTGGGCCTGAAAAGCCGAACATTTCAGTAGGCGGTTGGAGCGTAGCCAAAACGACTGAAGGTGCGACCGCTGCCAATGATCTCGGTCCCATATCAGGGCCGACCAAGGGCTCTTTCGTTCGCAAACGTGACCTTTGGGAAAAGAGGACATCAATCACCTCTACGTCGACGGCATCGGTGGCATCGCCAGTCATACCTTCACAACCTCAAAGACCGAAGCACACGCCCGACTTGGTGATGGACTTGCCTCCTTCACTGCCGCTCAGCTCCAGCCCGAAAGAGGGCGAGACTTTGGTCGATCCGGCCACCAGACAAAGGCATGAATCGGAgagtagcagcagcagtagcaaCAGTTCCAGCCCCAGTAGTCCAGATATGACAACAGCAGCCGAGACGTTCGCCATGCAGAATCAGAGCACACTGAAGAAGAGTACCATCAAACAGATAAAGAAAGACAGAGCGGATGCTGCCGTTGCATCCGCTTCGGCTGCACCAACAGAGCCAACCGCAGCCGTTATGGCCGTTGAGATTACCGAAACACCGCCGCGACCATCGGTTAAGGTCAGCGTATCTACCTACGGATCTGCATCGCCCATTTCAACAGGCATCCGCCCCATCACGCCCAAGATAGCTAATCGGTTTCCCCATAGCATCAACCTCTACGCCACCCCGATGCCCGTCCTTCCCGTAGCGTTTGCAGCCGAAGCGAACGTTGCGTCTGCAATGTCACCGGGCTCGGTTGACGCTATCCGGCCGCAACTAAAAATCAAGCCCCAAGTTCTCAAAAAACCCACTTTGCCCGTTTCATTGAGTTCACCCGAATCTTCGCGTCGATCGGGTTTCGATCAGGACTCTCATCTTTGA
- the LOC130685249 gene encoding SLIT-ROBO Rho GTPase-activating protein 1-like isoform X5 yields MFQCIIQPRNGWIHPASAESKDVFPDIRTQLNEQLRCLDYRMETQISVVGELQDFFRRRAEVELDYSKNLDKLSKSLSARHKEQKQKREQWHLFSSYASWQHLVAQTKRQARDHALLSDIYANTVIQRLGQVTEEVQRIYRRCREVGYESHEELLKVLHELHAAMKTSQMYQLEQRQAETKLRYVEAQRQKLESSIAREKLEKSKKFKLIEKEIAKRRAKFNDAHLKALKARNEYVLCMDAANSAVHKYFIDDLSDIIDCMDIGFHNCVGRALQVHVSAEENIRRSLQISVDGMNKCLSNLDSRADKQRFLEANHAAFMIPKKFDAATYQNKIDEGGFELMMVPQVREEFESRYLQLHKRLTSLRAESEEVWKTLETAESSLMEMISAKDYDVTPYFTVAAAIDDDKFPPSTAPLKQPEAALLKLRADRQETEDFYLNKFHEYILKSNLMHRLQAKYELIHKALAQDGSQLPTSPKLASLSAVATTPNPLGGKPRRRRIGRTPLIGQPKLFGGSLEEYLEATNEEIPLVMKSCIRVINLYGLHHQGIYRVSGSQVEINNFRESFERGEDPLADVTDASDINSVAGVFKLYLRELREPLFPILFFDQFMELAQLASKEDFKTRMREVVQTLPRPVFVVMRYLFSFLNHLSEYSDENMMDPYNLAICFGPTLVPVPEDKDQVQYQNLVNELIKNIIINAEDIFPNDGGLVYERYISREPDEGEVGEAPSDTMSEEVDSEVYPSEDDSVFREKDISLQLFGKAETLEAIAQFDFTARSQRELSFKKGDLLTLYTQVSSDWWKGTKDGRDGLVPDKYIMLRIRDEDRERLEIGKLSTTSGSSSSEESAAAARRRTSSSSDASASSARLSKVRHDSRVLTGSESIESESPAPSLPSPSLEKRVRTGPTVALVRPTTLSCQGPALHPPPSPKLSTSSQSSVTIVCNSNGSSTVVCPIVTTTAVLESVAKEQSVPAVATAMEGAVVADPVVPSVRRMEQAANEVLINATPVTHLDDSGDRDSLAESLTLSDEKSLCDSFTSLDTLDQEMDPELSVPVEKVRPEPSNQAGSLQNLESTLEAENVPVFRRQRWETRSMTNLERSSGPEKPNISVGGWSVAKTTEGATAANDLGPISGPTKGSFVRKRDLWEKRTSITSTSTASVASPVIPSQPQRPKHTPDLVMDLPPSLPLSSSPKEGETLVDPATRQRHESESSSSSSNSSSPSSPDMTTAAETFAMQNQSTLKKSTIKQIKKDRADAAVASASAAPTEPTAAVMAVEITETPPRPSVKVSVSTYGSASPISTGIRPITPKIANRFPHSINLYATPMPVLPVAFAAEANVASAMSPGSVDAIRPQLKIKPQVLKKPTLPVSLSSPESSRRSGFDQDSHL; encoded by the exons ATGTTTCAGTGCATTATCCAGCCCAGAAACGGCTGGATTCATCCGGCTTCCGCCGAATCCAAAGACGTCTTCCCAG ATATTCGGACACAATTGAATGAGCAACTGCGATGTCTCGACTACCGGATGGAGACGCAGATTTCGGTGGTTGGCGAACTGCAGGATTTCTTTCGACGACGAGCTGAAGTGGAGCTCGACTACAGCAAGAACCTGGACAAGCTATCCAAAAGTTTATCTGCCCGCCAcaaggaacaaaagcaaaa aagAGAGCAGTGGCACTTGTTTTCCAGCTACGCCTCGTGGCAGCATCTGGTGGCGCAGACGAAACGTCAAGCTCGGGATCACGCCCTACTGAGCGACATCTACGCCAATACAGTCATCCAACGCCTCGGCCAGGTCACCGAAGAAGTCCAGCGCATTTACCGACGC tgtcgCGAAGTAGGCTATGAGAGTCACGAAGAGCTGTTGAAGGTGCTACACGAATTACACGCGGCCATGAAGACGTCGCAGATGTACCAGCTTGAGCAGAGACAAGCCGAAACGAAGCTACGCTACGTCGAAGCGCAGCGACAGAAACTGGAATCGTCGATCGCTCGTGAAAAGCtggaaaaatcgaaaaaattcaaactgatcgaaaaagaaatcgccAAACGACGGGCCAAATTCAACGACGCCCACCTCAAGGCCCTGAAAGCCCGCAACGAGTACGTCCTCTGCATGGACGCTGCAAATTCGGCCGTCCACAAGTACTTTATCGACGATCTCTCCGACATAATTGAT TGTATGGACATCGGGTTCCATAATTGCGTCGGCCGAGCACTCCAAGTTCACGTTTCGGCCGAAGAAAACATTCGACGTTCCTTACAA attaGCGTTGACGGCATGAATAAATGTCTGAGTAATTTAGACTCGAGGGCGGATAAGCAACGCTTCCTGGAAGCCAATCACGCAGCCTTCATGATTCCCAAAAAGTTTGACGCGGCCACCTATCAGAACAAGATTGACGAG GGAGGTTTCGAATTGATGATGGTACCGCAGGTGCGTGAGGAATTTGAGTCGCGCTACTTGCAGCTGCACAAACGGCTGACCTCGCTGCGGGCCGAGTCGGAGGAGGTGTGGAAGACGCTTGAAACGGCGGAGAGCTCGCTCATGGAGATGATCTCGGCCAAGGACTACGACGTCACACCGTATTTCACCGTCGCCGCAGCTATTGACGACGATAAGTTCCCACCATCGACGGCCCCTCTCAAACAGCCAGAAGCCGCCCTGCTCAAATTGCGCGCCGACCGCCAAGAAACGGAAGATTTCTACCTCAAC AAATTTCACGAGTATATTCTTAAGTCCAACTTGATGCACCGGCTGCAGGCCAAATACGAATTGATTCACAAGGCGTTGGCGCAGGATGGCTCCCAGCTGCCCACGTCCCCCAAATTGGCTTCTCTGTCGGCCGTGGCCACAACACCAAACCCATTAGGTGGTAAGCCACGGAGGCGAAGGATTGGCCGCACACCACTCATTGGTCAACCTAAACTCTTCGGTGGCAGTCTGGAAGAGTATTTGGAGGCTACCAATGAAGAGATACCTTTGGTGATGAAGAGTTGCATCCGTGTCATTAACCTTTATGGGTTACACCATCAAGGCATCTACCGCGTCTCCGGCAGTCAGGTGGAAATCAACAATTTCCGCGAATCTTTCGAACGCGGGGAAGATCCGTTGGCCGACGTCACCGACGCCTCCGATATCAATTCGGTTGCTGGCGTTTTTAAATTGTACCTGCGCGAGCTGAGGGAGCCTCTCTTTCCAATCCTATTTTTTGATCAGTTCATGGAATTGGCCC AGCTCGCTTCCAAAGAAGATTTCAAAACTCGCATGAGGGAAGTGGTTCAAACCTTGCCACGGCCTGTCTTTGTCGTTATGCGCTATCTCTTTTCGTTCTTGAACCA TTTGTCTGAATACAGCGACGAGAACATGATGGACCCATACAATTTGGCCATCTGTTTCGGCCCAACTCTAGTCCCGGTCCCTGAAGACAAGGATCAAGTGCAGTATCAAAATCTGGTCAACGAATTGATCAAGAATATCATTATCAACGCTGAAGATATATTCCCCAACGACGGCGGTCTCGTCTACGAACGCTACATTTCCAGAGAGCCCGATGAAGG GGAAGTAGGCGAAGCTCCATCTGATACCATGTCGGAAGAAGTGGATTCCGAAGTCTATCCATCAGAAGATG ATTCAGTGTTTCGTGAGAAAGACATCAGCTTGCAATTGTTTGGaa AAGCGGAAACGCTGGAAGCGATTGCCCAGTTTGATTTCACGGCCAGATCCCAACGTGAATTAAGCTTCAAGAAGGGCGATCTCTTGACGCTTTACACTCAAGTGTCGAGTGATTGGTGGAAAGGCACCAAAGACGGTCGAGATGGGCTCGTTCCCGATAAATACATCATGCTACGCATCAGGGACGAGGACCGTGAACGTCTGGAAATAGGTAAACTTTCCACCACCAGTGGAAGTAGCAGCTCAGAAGAGTCTGCCGCAGCTGCTCGCCGCCGGACATCAAGTTCCAGCGATGCGTCTGCTTCCTCGGCGCGACTTTCCAAAGTCCGCCATGACAGTCGGGTGTTGACGGGTTCAGAATCAATTGAATCGGAATCACCTGCTCCTTCTCTGCCATCACCTAG CTTGGAGAAACGTGTGCGAACTGGACCAACAGTAGCATTGGTGCGACCGACAACCCTTTCATGCCAGGGGCCTGCACTGCATCCACCACCCAGTCCGAAACTATCGACTTCATCCCAATCATCAGTCACCATCGTCTGCAATAGCAACGGATCTTCTACCGTCGTCTGTCCGATAGTGACAACAACCGCGGTGTTGGAGAGTGTTGCCAAAGAG CAGAGCGTTCCAGCGGTAGCAACAGCGATGGAGGGAGCGGTGGTAGCAGATCCGGTGGTGCCGTCAGTGCGGAGAATGGAGCAAGCAGCCAACGAGGTCTTGATTAATGCAACCCCAGTGACGCATTTGGACGACAGCGGTGACAGGGACAGCCTGGCGGAAAGTCTAACACTCAGCGATGAGAAGAGCCTATGCGATAGTTTCACTAGTCTAGACACGCTGGACCAAGAAATGGATCCTGAGTTGTCCGTGCCTGTCGAAAAGGTTCGGCCAGAGCCGTCTAATCAAGCTGGCAGTTTACAGAATTTGGAATCTACGCTGGAAGCTGAAAACGTCCCCGTCTTCCGACGCCAGAGATGGGAGACAAGGAGTATGACTAACTTGGAACGCTCGAGTGGGCCTGAAAAGCCGAACATTTCAGTAGGCGGTTGGAGCGTAGCCAAAACGACTGAAGGTGCGACCGCTGCCAATGATCTCGGTCCCATATCAGGGCCGACCAAGGGCTCTTTCGTTCGCAAACGTGACCTTTGGGAAAAGAGGACATCAATCACCTCTACGTCGACGGCATCGGTGGCATCGCCAGTCATACCTTCACAACCTCAAAGACCGAAGCACACGCCCGACTTGGTGATGGACTTGCCTCCTTCACTGCCGCTCAGCTCCAGCCCGAAAGAGGGCGAGACTTTGGTCGATCCGGCCACCAGACAAAGGCATGAATCGGAgagtagcagcagcagtagcaaCAGTTCCAGCCCCAGTAGTCCAGATATGACAACAGCAGCCGAGACGTTCGCCATGCAGAATCAGAGCACACTGAAGAAGAGTACCATCAAACAGATAAAGAAAGACAGAGCGGATGCTGCCGTTGCATCCGCTTCGGCTGCACCAACAGAGCCAACCGCAGCCGTTATGGCCGTTGAGATTACCGAAACACCGCCGCGACCATCGGTTAAGGTCAGCGTATCTACCTACGGATCTGCATCGCCCATTTCAACAGGCATCCGCCCCATCACGCCCAAGATAGCTAATCGGTTTCCCCATAGCATCAACCTCTACGCCACCCCGATGCCCGTCCTTCCCGTAGCGTTTGCAGCCGAAGCGAACGTTGCGTCTGCAATGTCACCGGGCTCGGTTGACGCTATCCGGCCGCAACTAAAAATCAAGCCCCAAGTTCTCAAAAAACCCACTTTGCCCGTTTCATTGAGTTCACCCGAATCTTCGCGTCGATCGGGTTTCGATCAGGACTCTCATCTTTGA